In Rhodanobacter denitrificans, the sequence CGTCGCCATCGAGGACGCCGGCCGCGCCCATGCCGGCATCAGCAATTCCGACGGCGCCAGCGTGCAGGCGGGCGAAGGGCTGTCGGTGTACGCGAATTCGCACGGCTTCGTCGGGCGCGAGCGCGGCACGCGGCATGCGCTGTCGCTGGCGCTGATCGCCGGCGAGGGCGACGGCATGCAGCGCGACTACTGGTACGACAGCGTGCGCGCTGCCGGCGATTTCATCAGTGCGCAGGCGCTCGGCGACAAGGCCGCCGAACGCACGCTGGCGCGCATGGGTGCGCGCAGCTTGTCGACGCGGCAGTGCCCGGTGCTGTTCGCGCCGGAGCTGGCGCGCGGGTTGGTCGGCCATCTGCTCGGCGCGGTCAGCGGCGGCGCGCTGTACCGCCAGGCCAGCTTCCTGCTCGACCACGCCGGCAAGCGGATCATGCCGGCGTGGCTGAACATCGACGAGCGGCCGCATCTGCCGCGCGGCCAGGGCTCGGGCAACTTCGACGCGGAGGGCGTGGCCACCGTCGACGGCGCGCTGGTCGAGGGCGGCGTGCTGGCGCGCTACGTGCTGGGCAGCTATTCGGCGCGCAAGCTCGGACTGCCATCGACCGGCAATGCCGGTGGCGTGCACAACCTGATCGTGGAGCCGGGCAGCGTCGACGGCGAGCGCAGCGACTTCGACGGCATGCTGCAGCGCCTGGGCAACGGCCTGCTGGTGACCGAAGTGATGGGCCAGGGCGTGTCCACCGTCACCGGCGATTATTCGCGCGGCGCGGCGGGGTTCTGGGTGGAAAACGGCGCGATCGCCTACCCGGTCGAGGGCATCACCATCGCGGCGAACCTGCGCGACATGTTCGCCGGCATCGTCGCGGTGGGCGCCGACGTCGACCCGCGCTCGCACATCCTCACCGGCTCGATCCTGCTCGAGCGCATGACCGTGGCGGGCGAGTAGTAGCGATTGCCGTAAGAGTGCGGTTGCCCCCTTGTCGCCCT encodes:
- the pmbA gene encoding metalloprotease PmbA — translated: MSEVAISQDRSLYELDRLAELAEDVIRRARAAGASQAEVAASIDTGLSVNVRLGEVETVEHTRDRGFGLTVYFGQRKGSASTADLHPDSIQATLEQACAIARYTEADPAAGLADAARMATAFPDLDLWHPWAIDTAQAIALGVAIEDAGRAHAGISNSDGASVQAGEGLSVYANSHGFVGRERGTRHALSLALIAGEGDGMQRDYWYDSVRAAGDFISAQALGDKAAERTLARMGARSLSTRQCPVLFAPELARGLVGHLLGAVSGGALYRQASFLLDHAGKRIMPAWLNIDERPHLPRGQGSGNFDAEGVATVDGALVEGGVLARYVLGSYSARKLGLPSTGNAGGVHNLIVEPGSVDGERSDFDGMLQRLGNGLLVTEVMGQGVSTVTGDYSRGAAGFWVENGAIAYPVEGITIAANLRDMFAGIVAVGADVDPRSHILTGSILLERMTVAGE